The sequence ACTGATAACCCTCCCCTGAAAAGCCAATTGACAAAAGGCAATATAAAGCAGCAACACATTTATTActatattataataattattatttttatttaaatgtatatcctgcccttccttccagagaagcccaggctggcaagcacatctgtaataaaaatataattaaaaataaaaaagatgttttaaaacatctATAAACAATACAATGCAACATATACAATCTAGTTTTGCCTTAAGTACCATTGATTTAAGTGGGATTTAAATGTGACTTGATCGGATTGGATCAGGATGTAGAAACATATGTACTTTGTTTAAAAAGCCATATTCTATTCTATGCACAACATCAGGCTTACTCATAATCATATCTGTATAAGGACTATAGCTCTGTTTTTAGCCAGTTTTTTTCCAAGCGTGTTTCTTGAATATTTACAAATTGAGAGACTATAGATTCAGAAATACACAATTTCCATTCATcatagaaaaaaatatataaaaaaagtaaaaatgctCTTCCTGTCTATTTTCAGTGTTCAGGCTtatatagccaaaacagcaccacccacaCACAAGTAGGGACAGGAGAGATTTTcttttcaatttgcatttaaaggtgatcatacaaaatccacatttttctatataatatgcaaaacaaaacacagcaatcttttgaaattcatacttatccaaattttgcagtgcagttctccagccaaggaaggtGTACAAGAAGGCATATACTATGGTTAaacatgcatataaatgcatatatgaatgaaactaacatgcaaaaatgcattatactaggcaaaattggtttgccaaaatgtgtataataggcaAAATCACATATGAGCATgtgtatgctggggggggggatcacagaacaatgctggtgaattttcatgaggactttttcttttttaaaaaaactacacacactgatatagaaatgtggagaactggacttaagactggaaaaatgaaaaatgagaaactgagagaaaacaaaTCTGACATATTTGACCATCGCAACATGCAAGAGGATGGTATCAGCAGGCCTGTGTGAATCCCtagatttgaaaaaaaaaaacctttagagGGAAAAACCTAAGAAAGGTGAACCCCTCCCAAAcaattaaatgagaactgaacatgGTTTATGGGCATGCAATGCTGACCGACTGTGGGGTGGAGGACAGAAATTTGGTAGAGCAGGGAAATGGAAAGGGAAGGCTGGGGTCCTGAACAGGAACCATTCCACACAGCAACAGATTTTGggacttccagatgacctgtttattgagggTTCACCCTGATTTACTTGCAGGGAGACTAGATTATGCTGGCTATTTAAGGAGCATTCCTTtgtatttgtttgcagggaaggtggATGATGTTGCATCGAAGCATGCATTGATCCCACACTGCCCAGTGCATTTTCTTGTCATTTTTCTTATGGCCAaatgtctgatcttttggggaagctggcttattgtgcaagacctcccagtcaAGAATAAttacacaacctgaatttgctagtgtgggattgaatcccacccccaaaTAGTAACAGTCTGGGAGCCCCTGTTCTTCCAAGTCCCTTTTCTTTCCAGTCCCATTTATTTAGAATGTATTTTCTCCTATGCCCAGGTATACTCACTGCTGCTCCTCTTCCACACCACTGCACACTACAGGCCTCCTTGGGATTGATATAAAAAACCAATATGGACTAAATTGTGCTACCTAAGTAGAAGTTTAACAACCAAGTTAATCCTAATCAATGTTGAAGATGATTTCAAATATTAAAGAAACCTAATGTTCTTTTCCTCTCCCACCACTGGGCCGTGCTAATGATTTTACCAAGGCACTTCTGCAAATGATGACATTATACATTGTGCTAATTGCACTACTaccctgcccaggatttaagatggGAGTGGAACAGAAAATGCCTAAGAGTTTATTCAGACTTGTCACAACATATACATCACTCAGTGTCAGATGAAGGTCTGCACACAATGACTTAGGAGGAAAGGGTACTGAGGTGCAAACAGAACACAAGAAGCCACTTCATTGATCTCTTCTAGAAATGGGGAAACCTGTGTTACATTTCCAGTCCTCCTGGATCTTAGGGGTGGAGCAAGGATGATTACTTTTACTTTGTATGAGTCTCAAAAGAAGCAAACAAGCCTAGACTTTATGACAGTTTAAAATTCCACTGTGTGATGACTGCTCATGTCAGAAGCCCTTTACAAGTGGAttatgatctgtcaattttatcCACAGCACAGCTTCTTTCTGTTGGTGGTTTGTGGTATTGCTGTAGATGAATAGTTTCCCATGTAGACTTGCTAACCTTTACATTCGGATGGAAGCAGGGAGCAGGGCAGCACAGGGGGACAGCGGAATGTGAACTGAAAATGCTGCTACAGGCAACCAAGGCAAATGTCTCATTTTCTTTGGAAATATGGATTGGGCTCCTTAAGGGAGCCTTCTAAGTGCCCATTACATTTCAGCAGGCTCACAATCATCAGACTTTATTGTATGTTCTCTGTGAAGTTATGCGGGTGCCAGGAGGAAGTTAGTAGTGTGGGTTTGTTTATGACAGGGTGGGAAACTGGATCCAGCtagtgcccacctgtcaaagttcaaaggggCTTGGTGTAAttactgatcagctgattggtggttacTGCAAGCCCCTTTGAGGACTATTTGCAGATGCAGTTTGAATCCAAACCATGCCTGTAAACTAACAGAGACATGTGCCAGATCTAATTAAGTCCCTGGACCAGAGGTTCACCATCCTGATTAGAAAAAGCAGTCGTCGTCGCCCCATTTGTGAGTAAATGTGCATTCTGAATAGTCACTTGGAACAGCAATGCACATGTAACAGTCAAATCACAAATTCCAAACCTCTCTATTTTGCACTTTAAAAATGCCACTTTAAATTGTAAATGAAAAGTTACATACTATTATTGTAATTTGGAATGTGATTTTGAATTCTGAACTTCACTGAGGCACTTAGAATTTGGGCTTGTTTTATAAAGTAGGTCATATCGGAATGTTTTTGCAAAGGACACAATGCAGCACTTTTAAatctcactgatttcagtaggaAAACGTTAAAATGCCTATGGCGGATCACATATCAAATATTTTATTCAACAAAGGTAGACCACAGCCCACAGAAAAGGGCCAGTCTAAACCAACCTTCAGGCAAGGTGCGTCCATCACAAAAAGTTATGGGTTTGCTGAGCTGGCGGGACACTGCAGGGACTGGAGGGTAAAGACGAAGGCTCTCCTTAATGCACATAGTGGTGTATGGAATCTTCCCCAGGTCATCCCTGAAAGAATAAGATGAAATCATGCTTAAGGAACTCCTTTCTCAACAATGATGATAGTAACTACCAGCAGCTATGCAACAGGTCAACAAAAAATAGGGTCTGAAATATATATTGCACATCatggttttctttctctctctagcaCAGATATCTAATGATACCACAGCTGTAATGGAGTCGATGACCACAAGATCTAAACCCTACTCAGATATGTGGTACCTATGCATACTGAACACATGCAAGGGGTAGTGAGAATGCATGGGCCTGACACTGCAGTACCCACAGATACTGAATGGCTGAATAGGTCACTAGTTGGGAAACCGTGGGGtgcatctatttatttaaaacatatatataccacttaatcatttacatttctaagcagtgtacataaaaacagagGAAGTTTactccagcctttgccaaccctgtgtcttccagatgttgtggactacaactgccatcagccctagccagctgaagaGCTCCAGATTGGCGAAGGCTGCTTTAGTTCCTTCAAAATTAGTGAGACCCAAGTTATGGCCAGGtcgtcccattgatttcagtggattccACCCTATATTTCAAGCTCATAACCTTACAATTGTATCAGAATCCTAAATATGGGTCAGTTCCCTCCCCCAACGTGGAATTTTTTTAGTTACATATCAAAGCTTGGAGGCACATGCACAGTTTATCCTAAAAGTACCAGCTCAGTCCCAGTAGATTCCTCTTGTAATAAGTAGATCAGGGAAAGAAATGTGCACAGAATTTTACAATCTGTAACAGGAAGTCTGTCAGGGATTGCTGGTATTGATGGAAGGGGTGAAATGAACAGAAGGGGCATAGAGGGATTAAAACAAAGCTCAAGACTCGGAGCTTAAAAAATAGTTGCTGCTCCTTTTGCCATCTTGCAGGAAATTCGAACAGAAGGGGCAGGCTAAGGTTGCCTCTGTGATTGCTCTTTCTAGAATTAGAAAGAAGTCTTGCTTTCTCTTCAAATATCTCATAAAATTAAAGAAAAAGTGAATACAGAGACACTAGGTTAGAGGACTCACCACTGAATTGTGTCTCGATCTCCTAGAGTGTCTTTTATCTCCTCCCTGCACCTTTGCTGGTGTTCTGGATTCTGGGCCATTGTATATAAAATCCAAGAGATCCCACTGGCTGTGGTATCATGGCCTTCAAACATGAAAGTGTCCACCTCGGCACGCAGATCTTCATCAGATAATCCAACACCATTTTCATCCTGATAAAACAAGGAGGTTAGCTTGAGCTAGAACTgattagagattttaaaaatggctGTGGTTAGAAAATTTAAGAAATATTTTTGAAAGGCTCTGTTATTAgtttatttgattatttattaatcataggtacaagctgaaaagaaaaaTGCCTGGGGAGAATAGCCACAGGTGAGGGAATGGCTAAGcaggctggggtgatgggagttaaagtccaacaacatctggaaacccaaggttgaagaatactgCAATAAATAGCCCACATGGAAGCCCCCTATGTGATTGATGCAGTTCCATGGTCAAAAACTCCAGATTTGCAGATGTCATATCTAGCCATCCTTAAAAAGCAAGTAATATGATTTGTATAATGTGTAATATAATGTGTGTCAGTCGGCATCTATTAGGGTTTAAATTTTGTTTATGatgtttagagcagcctttcccaacctttgggtccccagattttgctggactacaacttccatcagccctagtcagcatggccaatggtcgggaataatgggaattgtagtccagcatcatctggggacccaaaggttaggaaatgCTGCtttaggagggagaagaaggtaAAGTGATGGAGGCCTGCCTCTACATGAGCCTACTAGACCTCAGATGTAGCATGCATTTTGTGGTGGGAAAGCACATCTCAGAGGTACATCTCATTACTCCCAAAGACGTGTTCATAAGATTGGAGCATAAATTATTTTTCTAAGGATCCAGCTCCCACCTGAATATGTGATCTTATGCCAAGAGGCAAAGAGAACTAAAACATAAGAAGAAAGTTCTTCACATGAATAATGAGTTTGTGGGAGCCTCTTCTCCATGGTGATATGCCAAACAACTCTGGTGTGCAAATGCCACTGGCATAGGTAGTTTTGGAATCCTGatggggttctttgggggaagttcccaggattctttgggggggagcaatgtgatttaaatgtatgatatgGATGTGATGGACTCGGGGGGAAGACATGGATGAAATGAAAAAACTAAAAGTTATGAAACTGTGCATGCATAGCACTCTATACAaaaatgggaaataaataaaaaatggcacCATGGAATggaacctgggctcctactgggaagacgggcgggatataaataaataaataaaaatctaacACCTTGGTTTGCCTTTGGAAACAAGACTAGGTTATCTGAAaagataaaatccagggagaaatTTGGTAAGGGGAGAATGTCAGAAGCATCCTATTAGTCACTTCGCATTGATGCATAAAGATTTGAAGAGAGCTGGGGCTTGCTATGTAGGAGAGTGGGAGGAGGCCATTGTAGTTAGTTCTAAAGTTGGTTTATCAGTTAAATGTTATTTAACTTTTATCTGTATAAATTATTTGTCATTTGGCTGGATGTTGTGGTTCATATTATACTGTAGGATGGTTATTAATGTCAGTGTTGTTCATGTGTCTGCTGACAGCACATAGCAAAAGGTGTTCATTGCTTTACTGGATTGAAGTTTCTTACCTTGGCACAAAGAAGAATATCCAGAAAATCCAAGTACCGTTTCTGTTGGAATTTTTCGAGTTCTCCTTCCTccttaaataatttttttctttcttctattATTTTGTCTGTGTGACATACGTTTGGGAATTTAAGTAACTGAGACTTTTCACTTTCGTAAAGACCATGCTGTCCCAATAATCAGATGAAGCAATCACATTGCCCAATGTAAATCAAGAATATTGCTTTTGGAGGGTAGAGTTGGGAAATGCTAGACCTGTTCTATGGCTGAGAAACACCTGAAGTCAGACCACTGATTCTTGTAGCATAGTTTCTTGTACCCAACAGTAATGAATTCAATATACATCGGAAGCAACCGGACAAACTTGGAGTGACCCAGGGCCTGTATCAAGGGTTGGCATCTGCTGTGGTCCCTTGCCCTACTACCAGCCCCTGGAACCTTCTGACTCTGCGGCTGTTCCTCTGTCTTGTTGCTGTTGGTTCATCTGCCTCTCCAACTGAGTGAGCAGGTAGTAAGAGAACCAAGGAAAGGAGCAATAACTTCTGCACATCttgtctcccctctctctctctctgaggcgaTGCCAAATGGGCCCAATGGGAGATGCAAGTAaatcagcaacagcaacagccacAAGGAGATTGGCACATTCAGGGGGTCAGAGCCCCCAAACCTGGAACTATCGCTGGAGTGACCCATCAGTAGAGATGGATGaagctgttaatttcagtttctctcagtttgccatttttccaagcttaaggtcagttctccacatttccacatcagtttgcagtttttttaaaaaatcctcatgaaaattcatcagcattgtaatACTAATTTCTGTTAATATACacttgtttgtatgcaattttacctaatatacacatttttgcaaagcactttcccctaacataatacattttgtatgttatttttactaatatatactGGTATATTATGGACACTGCCCTTTTGTACACATTAATGGACTGGagaattacattgcaaaattcagaggagtgcaaattttgaaagatggctgcacttcagttctcatattgtttttgaaagtgcaaattaggtagactcACCTTTACATGTGAATTGCATTGCATTTGTCCCCTATTCTTACCCATCAGTCATGTCAGCCTGGCAGTCGGGAAAGGTAGTTCATTCTGAGAATTGAGATAGACTAGCAGCATCCATGATCCATAATTTAGGCTGCACTTGTCCCACTTGCTCAGTGAAGGTTCTGAGATGTCTTTTTTCTTAACAGTAGACTCATATGCTACTTCATAAACCAATTTGAAAACTCAGTAGAATTTCAAAAACAGTTTCTGACAGAGTGTGAAAAGTTGCTGTGgggtgtgttatgtgccttcaagtcgattacgacttatggcgaccctatgaatcagcgacctccaatagcatctgttattaaccaccctgtttagatcttgtaagttcaggtctgtggcttcctttatggaatcaatccatctcttgtttggccctcctctttttctactcccttttgtttttccaagcattcttgtcttttctagtgaatcatgtcttctcattatgtgtccaaagtatgataacctcagtttcatcgttttagcttccagtgatagttctggtttaatttgttctaacacccaattgtttgtctttttcacggcccatggtatctgcaaaactctcctccaacaccacatttcaaatgagttgttttgCTATAAGGAGTGGGGGAGAAATACATTTCTTGTGTCCAGGGTTAGGGAGTTTTCTAGATTGTAACCAATGCAATTAAGTCATGGATAGAGCAAGCAGTTCCAACTTTCTTTCTAATTTGTGCAGCTCTAATTTGAGCAACAGAAATCTTGTTGAACCAGCAATCACCAAGGTTTATTGGAATGTGTTTAAGCCCCTTGGGTTACCCACCACCACCTGATTAATACAATAGTTTTACAACTCAGCCTGGCCATTGTACTGTTTTGTCTCTACCCACCTGTGGTGACTCTTTTGGAATTTCTTCTCAAAGGGCtagagaaaaaatatatatatttctgtaacATTTTCATTAGTTGATTCTCCATAAATGAAGGGATAAATTGATTGTGGGGTGTTACCTGTATGTTGGTGTGCCAGTCTACAGGCTTCCAGGAAATGGCGCCCAGCTGAGGTGTATCGATAGATGAGATCATTCCGATAGAAGAGAGTACGGATTCTCTGAGACACCAGATAGGTTATGtcataaactgctttgatgtaaAACTCCAACTCTctgaaataaaaaagcaagccggatttaaaaaaactaaacaaaaccCTCACCTTTAATTTAAATGAGAATGGGcataattttttaatatatttttctttgaaaatatttGTAGGCCACCTTTATGAGAATAAATCAAAAATAAAAGAAGACAACATAAACCTGTGAGTCTGTCCGACGCTTTGGTAACTGAAGGCACATTTCATGATACTGTCCAGAGTCATCAAGCTGACATgttcaaacatctccaaagattttGTGGGATCCTTGGCAATCAATTTCTCCCATTTATCCTAGTAAAGATAGGGAGAGTTCACTTTCCAGATCCAGAATAGCATGGTTTTATTGAATGGCTACCACAGGCCAGATATCAAAGCTTTCTCTTCATGGGAGCACTTCTGTCAACAGAGACAAACTTACCAAGTGTTAATAACCTTTATGCTTACTAGCCATTGGTGGATAATTTGAACTTACCCTCTCTGTTTGTAAAGAGAGAAGAGTGGATTGGGAGAGTCCTCTCAGTCCACATAGAAATGGTCagtaatttcatttttttaacattCAAGTTCAGGTGCATTTCAGTAGTAGGAGACAGTAACATTTACCTGTCCCTTATTCTGTCTTACACCAAACTATTTCCCCCCACAATGAGACAGCATCACCAACATCTTACATGCATCACAGCATCACAACATCTTACCAGCATTGCTTTGGTTGAATCTGCCATCAGTGCTATGTAAGGTTTCAAAATATCATAGTGGAACCCTGGAGTTAACAGTCGGCGGTGCTGAAACCACTTTGGTCCATGCAGGATGAGAAGTCCTTTTCCTAAGGGCACAAGGAGTAAGAGGTCATTCAGAACATTACAGAGCTTAACAAGCTGATGATGCAGATGGAGCTCAGGATTTGTAGGAAAGGACTATTCCTAATATGAACATTTGTTTATAGACACGCACATACTCAGAGTGGTTTGCAATGGGAAGGAGGCCACTGGAAAAGGAAGTTGCAAGAACAAGGTGCTGGAGAAATAAACAGCTAGGCAAAAATCTGAATGGAGGATCTAAAAagggctagggaacctgtggtcctccagatgctgctgggcttcaactcccatcatccctcaccattggacatgctggctggggctgatgggagctggagtccaacaacaaataaagggccacaggttctccaaaaTGGACTACTTTAGAGCAGAACAACAAATCATTGCTATTCATATTCTGCACCAGATAATGTCAGTTTCTGCAAATCGAAATTATCTGCCTACATAATCTGGAAGGTGTTATTTTGCagtgcggggtggtggtggatgggaGGGGATATAGAGAGGTTCCAGGAGGAGCCCTACAGATATGGGAATACTGGCAGAAGGAATAGGCAGGTATGAAAAGGATAGAACCATATTTCCTGAATCACATACTCTTTCTGCTTATTTTCATTCTTTTGTGAAacgactaagactgcaatcctaaccatgtctattcagaaataaatcctatttactgcagttgggtttactcacaagtaagtgagattaggactgcagccttaacaaGGACTGAAAGCCTGAAACTGGATCCTGCCAAGCCCCTTTAAGTCTCCTTCATTTAACAAAAGAGAATAAACCACAGATCAACACTTGCACTGAACCCAATGGTACTTTAAAGTACTTATTTTTCTCTGGAAAACTCTCTTTGGTTGCTgtagttgttttaaaataaaatccttcAAGTTGCACATCTGAATTGTTCAATTCATTTAAAATCTCTCCCTTACCATTCAACTTCAAGAACCCTCATGACAAAAGATTCAATAAACAAGCTTTAAATTGAAATACATGTTTTTATACAAAACAAATGGCATTGCATCATTTAACTAAATATCCCATGAGACACCCTCAATATGTGGTTGAAAAAGCTAGGATAAATGGAAGTACTCTTTGCCTTAGTTTATACTGATGTGAAGCAACTTCAGGTGACAGAGGTTGAACTGAGATCATCAAAAACATGGGATGACTGAAGTTCAGATAATGAGACTGAAATGCATACCCCTAAGCTCTCAGGTGTGAAAAAGTGAAGAAATAATGAGTCTACCTACCAATCCAGGGGACCAAGAACTTATAGGTTGTCAGAGCTTTTGGGTCTGAAAAATATAacagaaaaggtttttttaaaggttgcaattagggatggaagagaaattaattcagttcacatttcaaggtgaaactatcaaatttgcactttccaaaacaatatgagccatccttcaaaatatgtGCTTATCTTAATTTTGCAatcaattctccaaccaaccaatgtttacaaaaatgcatatattcaaggcacatgcataaaaatgaatatgttagtgaaagttgtttaagcttttaatttttaatctctaatttttaggattttgattatttctaaatggaatgtacttgtgtttggttgtaagtcgcccagagtggcagattaacctctgccagatgggcgtctaacaaatctcataaataaataaataaataaatggcatgcaaaaatgcattatataaggagaaattgcatccaaaatgtgcacattagtcaaaactgaataaaaatgtgtttattaggataaattcacactaaaatgctgaagaatttttatgaggttttttttaaaaaaaatcacaatttgctacagaaatgttgagaactgaatttatgactgaaaaaatgagaaactgagagaattgacaGATCCTTGTATCCCGAGCTGCAATCCTATTTACACTTtcctagaagtaaatcccatagaactcaatggcacttacttcttggtaaacatatataggattgtgctgtaaaacaaagcaaaaacccATGATAGAATCAAAGGTAAGTTGTGATGAATTTTCAATTTTTTGTAAATTTTAATTTGAACTACACAGATCTGTTTTGAGACTTCATTTGGTTTTCATGAGGCACtctgagagggagggggagagggggagacagagagagagagacagcgcttAACCTATACAAAGTTGCTGGTGCTGTTAGGCCAGGAGACCGGTTTGCCAAATCCAACTTGAAAGGCACCCTCTTTGACTCGGATCCTAAAATTTGGAGCTGTCGCATTTTTCACTGGCATAAGGTTACTGGCACTGGAACCAGCAATGTCTTGCTTTAGTCTGGCATGCAGGGTCATGTTGACCCATGGCATACTAATACAGTCATTTAGAAATGGCTGTTGTGGTACAAAACTAGCTCAGCCTTTACATTGTATGCAGATGATTAAAAACTGAATGTGAGAATAGAGGAAACACAAGCGCTCTGACATCTtaaagcagggtggggaacctcaggcccagggcctgaatgcagcccttgagacCTCTGTACCAGGCCCTCAGAACTgttcccagaccacacccctcaccagccctgtttCACACACTCCTCAAATGTGGTTGCCTGGCtggatgtgtctttgaactctgataatgcctcttgcttatctgggctgagaatagagaggggtgtaAGAGAGTATGTAGCCTACTGCACAAGTGACATTTTCATTTGCTGCTCTATCTACTTTTATGTCTGGCTCCaccccactactggcatgtggctctcagaaggttgcccagaagggaatatagcccttggggtgggggggaaaaaAAGCTCTCCGTCTCTGTCTTAAAGAATAAGTCAGTTTTCAAAAACAAGCAGTACTTGTTTTCTTTATGTTCTTcattggctgaacatcaggaaaaccttcctaactgttagagtaatatgacaatagaaccaatgacctagggagatggtgggctctccaacactggaggcattcaagaggcagttggacagccacctgtcaggtatgctttaacttggatccctgcactgagcaggtggttggattcgatggcattataggccccttccaactctactattctatgtgaCCATATACATTAGTGTACAATTGTACAGAGAAACTTTTAAGAGTGGAGCTGCTGCTTACCAAAAGTAGCCTAGCTTCTGCCCATTGAACTCAGGAACAATGCTCCTCCCCAAGCAAGTAGGGAGGCTTTGCCTCAAGGCCCCCTTGGGAGAATGGGGCATGAGGCAGCGGGTGGGCTGTACTGGCTGCCTCATGCCAGTTGACCAATGGAAAAGCATGGCGGGAGCATGGATTTAACGTACTCGTGCctccccccatcagcctcagtatgGAAGAAGTGGCTGCCTGCTTACCCAATTGATTTCTGACAGTGCAGGAGCAGCTGGTTGA comes from Rhineura floridana isolate rRhiFlo1 chromosome 6, rRhiFlo1.hap2, whole genome shotgun sequence and encodes:
- the LOC133387665 gene encoding cytochrome P450 4A6-like isoform X1, which produces MLSIGIPFPQLLQLFIGCILICGLLQAIQLYRRKKELLKTFKSFPGPPSHWLYGQNREISRGKEFGKLLEWAEKYPYAYPRWFGGFVAVLVINHPDYAKTLFNRGDPKALTTYKFLVPWIGKGLLILHGPKWFQHRRLLTPGFHYDILKPYIALMADSTKAMLDKWEKLIAKDPTKSLEMFEHVSLMTLDSIMKCAFSYQSVGQTHRELEFYIKAVYDITYLVSQRIRTLFYRNDLIYRYTSAGRHFLEACRLAHQHTDKIIEERKKLFKEEGELEKFQQKRYLDFLDILLCAKDENGVGLSDEDLRAEVDTFMFEGHDTTASGISWILYTMAQNPEHQQRCREEIKDTLGDRDTIQWDDLGKIPYTTMCIKESLRLYPPVPAVSRQLSKPITFCDGRTLPEGSLVAVSIYCIHRNKSVWKDPEVFDPTRFSESSQRHSHAFVPFAAGPRNCIGQQFAMNEMKVALAQILLRFEILPDLAQLPVPVPQVVMKSDNGIHLLLKKLN
- the LOC133387665 gene encoding cytochrome P450 4A6-like isoform X3 — encoded protein: MISSLISRGKEFGKLLEWAEKYPYAYPRWFGGFVAVLVINHPDYAKTLFNRGDPKALTTYKFLVPWIGKGLLILHGPKWFQHRRLLTPGFHYDILKPYIALMADSTKAMLDKWEKLIAKDPTKSLEMFEHVSLMTLDSIMKCAFSYQSVGQTHRELEFYIKAVYDITYLVSQRIRTLFYRNDLIYRYTSAGRHFLEACRLAHQHTDKIIEERKKLFKEEGELEKFQQKRYLDFLDILLCAKDENGVGLSDEDLRAEVDTFMFEGHDTTASGISWILYTMAQNPEHQQRCREEIKDTLGDRDTIQWDDLGKIPYTTMCIKESLRLYPPVPAVSRQLSKPITFCDGRTLPEGSLVAVSIYCIHRNKSVWKDPEVFDPTRFSESSQRHSHAFVPFAAGPRNCIGQQFAMNEMKVALAQILLRFEILPDLAQLPVPVPQVVMKSDNGIHLLLKKLN
- the LOC133387665 gene encoding cytochrome P450 4A6-like isoform X4, producing the protein MLISRGKEFGKLLEWAEKYPYAYPRWFGGFVAVLVINHPDYAKTLFNRGDPKALTTYKFLVPWIGKGLLILHGPKWFQHRRLLTPGFHYDILKPYIALMADSTKAMLDKWEKLIAKDPTKSLEMFEHVSLMTLDSIMKCAFSYQSVGQTHRELEFYIKAVYDITYLVSQRIRTLFYRNDLIYRYTSAGRHFLEACRLAHQHTDKIIEERKKLFKEEGELEKFQQKRYLDFLDILLCAKDENGVGLSDEDLRAEVDTFMFEGHDTTASGISWILYTMAQNPEHQQRCREEIKDTLGDRDTIQWDDLGKIPYTTMCIKESLRLYPPVPAVSRQLSKPITFCDGRTLPEGSLVAVSIYCIHRNKSVWKDPEVFDPTRFSESSQRHSHAFVPFAAGPRNCIGQQFAMNEMKVALAQILLRFEILPDLAQLPVPVPQVVMKSDNGIHLLLKKLN
- the LOC133387665 gene encoding cytochrome P450 4A6-like isoform X2; translated protein: MSVEMGESVRRKTIESKQVRVCGVTIMQGPCTSEFVTTLQAAVQKSLEISRGKEFGKLLEWAEKYPYAYPRWFGGFVAVLVINHPDYAKTLFNRGDPKALTTYKFLVPWIGKGLLILHGPKWFQHRRLLTPGFHYDILKPYIALMADSTKAMLDKWEKLIAKDPTKSLEMFEHVSLMTLDSIMKCAFSYQSVGQTHRELEFYIKAVYDITYLVSQRIRTLFYRNDLIYRYTSAGRHFLEACRLAHQHTDKIIEERKKLFKEEGELEKFQQKRYLDFLDILLCAKDENGVGLSDEDLRAEVDTFMFEGHDTTASGISWILYTMAQNPEHQQRCREEIKDTLGDRDTIQWDDLGKIPYTTMCIKESLRLYPPVPAVSRQLSKPITFCDGRTLPEGSLVAVSIYCIHRNKSVWKDPEVFDPTRFSESSQRHSHAFVPFAAGPRNCIGQQFAMNEMKVALAQILLRFEILPDLAQLPVPVPQVVMKSDNGIHLLLKKLN